One genomic segment of Penaeus chinensis breed Huanghai No. 1 chromosome 13, ASM1920278v2, whole genome shotgun sequence includes these proteins:
- the LOC125031696 gene encoding palmitoyltransferase akr1-like, whose protein sequence is MAVMTASVLNNFADLALSLPTPSLEATIKQNPSIVDSTGYDGRTALQKAVMVGNLPVVRMLLQYGADPNLRAQSGETAVHVACCRGFLNVVVTLFKHGGDPMILDSSGRVAVHCAAIAGSLLLIQYLAEVCEVNLEAEDGRGCTPLHIAAACGHLDLVQYLVNKKKVNRTKMDTDGNSVLHAGAAGGVSGVCWVITYPGAENLLTTHNAAGLTPSQVAQASLSVSPDCRKWLDKWTHQYSRGGAVESPRWPWLIQLLTPVTLFYIGIILSVLAMPHHQWMVGAPVFIVALTVMARQQHRMKHPVRWPNPIYLGAYGGGLFSTLACYIISVEAYRHEYLIISLVMWIVAGFHIGLFYKLITGDPGIVRAEGPLQEVLRGVGEGVVRGYCSECQLAMPPLSHHCRLCVKCHHQMDHHCLFLNTCIASNNHWHFVVFVMTNLLLMVGFVHGAFVATMPKTDEGDWIERLLAHMLYLLNENVWALLMIICNVVSFVWGFHLLKGQFKVIGSQQTTLCRLKLGTPLTKLTIKERMKNVWSFLVRGRVPLSNQTHYFNQV, encoded by the exons ATGGCTGTAATGACGGCAAGTGTGCTAAACAATTTTGCGGACTTGGCTCTATCCCTTCCGACTCCGTCCTTAGAAGCAACTATCAAACAGAATCCTTCAATTGTAGACTCTACAG GCTATGATGGCAGAACGGCCCTCCAGAAGGCGGTAATGGTGGGGAATCTACCAGTGGTGAGAATGCTTCTTCAGTATGGCGCAGACCCAAACTTAAGAGCGCAGTCAG GCGAGACTGCAGTTCATGTTGCTTGCTGTCGAGGCTTCCTGAACGTGGTGGTCACACTGTTCAAGCATGGAGGTGACCCCATGATACTGGATAGTTCCGGGAGAGTTGCAGTACACTGTGCGGCCATTGCTGGATCCCT GTTGTTAATACAGTATTTAGCTGAAGTGTGTGAAGTTAACCTTGAAGCTGAGGATGGCCGTGGCTGCACCCCATTGCACATTGCAGCTGCCTGTGGTCATCTAGATCTTGTGCAATATCTtgtgaataagaaaaa AGTGAATCGTACAAAAATGGACACCGATGGTAACAGTGTGTTGCATGCTGGAGCTGCAGGTGGGGTCTCTGGGGTGTGCTGGGTGATCACATACCCAGGTGCTGAAAACCTCCTTACAACTCACAATGCTGCTGGTCTTACGCCTTCTCAGGTTGCGCAGGCCTCACTCTCTGT CTCCCCGGACTGCCGCAAGTGGCTGGACAAGTGGACACACCAGTATTCTCGGGGCGGAGCGGTTGAGTCCCCTCGCTGGCCCTGGCTCATACAGCTGTTAACCCCCGTGACCTTGTTCTATATTGGCATT attctgtCGGTCCTAGCAATGCCCCATCATCAGTGGATGGTTGGAGCGCCCGTGTTCATTGTGGCTCTGACGGTGATGGCCAGACAGCAGCACCGCATGAAGCATCCTGTTAG atGGCCAAACCCCATATACCTTGGAGCATATGGAGGAGGACTCTTTTCTACCCTAGCGTGCTACATCATCTCAGTGGAAGCTTACCGGCATGAATATCTCATTATATCGCTTGTGATGTGGATTGTGGCTGGCTTTCATATAGGTCTCTTTTACAAATTGATAACAG GTGATCCAGGTATAGTACGTGCTGAAGGGCCACTTCAAGAGGTGCTaagaggagtgggtgagggagtggttCGTGGCTACTGCTCAGAGTGCCAGCTTGCGATGCCCCCTCTCTCGCACCATTGTCGCTTGTGCGTCAAGTGCCACCACCAGATGGACCACCACTGCCTGTTCCTCAATACTTGCATAGCGTCCAACAACCACTGGCACTTCGTTGTGTTCGTGATGACAAATCTCTTACTGATGGTGGGGTTTGTGCATGGGGCCTTTGTTGCCACCATGCCCAAAACCGATGAAGGAGACTGGATAGAGAGGCTGTTAGCACATATGTTGTATCTTCTGAATGAAAATGTGTGGGCCCTGCTGATGATCATATGCAATGTTGTCTCCTTTGTATGGGGCTTCCATCTCTTAAA AGGCCAGTTCAAAGTCATTGGGTCTCAACAAACAACACTGTGCCGCCTAAAGCTTGGAACCCCGTTGACCAAACTGACGAtcaaggagagaatgaagaacgTGTGGAGTTTCCTTGTCCGTGGCAGAGTGCCATTAAGCAATCAGACTCATTACTTCAACCAAGTCTAG
- the LOC125031724 gene encoding uncharacterized protein LOC125031724, protein MRRHVWRVLVPPLLLFSLFAAHVAPSDPQRGPRERGVALDDDLPAIPEAGAEEGEKEEEEEVEEDHVRVEQEASDLETLKEELNQGRNGSWTREDLVEGNDLGNSATRFSEAAEEAFSVMEAQRRNTTKAQRRNSTGAARRWGSHPLPPLQEYIAKRSDGGAGWNAYFHDQAIAIIQQTREGTVLNCTLQEVIQVWEQREALEYLGRVMPLVPVPFQHMVHLVTLCGTFTPYQPQPITAQQTPANKLWWLDMSALQGILPGTLWCGMGDQAATYHQLGPRRQLDSCCRAHDHCPIKLRPMMTRYGLTNYGFKTMSHCSCDLEFYRCLKAAGDSVATMVGQVYFNYLKMDCIDVPSPKSCYSPSVTIRTLNAPFPSEVATQAPPPPPPPPPSFPSTSGTETRDAQERTKNKNKKNKNKERRRPRLSCLRRDAEGGCRFWLPNPKGFTTRLQIVKTTLNF, encoded by the exons ATGCGCCGCCACGTGTGGAGGGTCCTCGTGCcgcccctcctcctgttctccctcttcGCTGCTCACGTGGCGCCGTCGGACCCCCAGCGTGGACCCCGAGAGAGAGGAGTGGCTCTGGACGACGACCTGCCGGCGATACCTGAagcgggggcagaggagggggagaaggaggaggaggaggaggtggaggaggatcatGTAAGGGTCGAGCAAGAAGCGAGTGATTTGGAGACCCTGAAGGAGGAGCTGAACCAAGGGCGCAACGGGTCTTGGACGAGGGAGGACCTCGTCGAAGGGAACGATCTCGGGAATTCGGCGACGAGGTTTTCCGAGGCCGCTGAGGAGGCGTTCTCGGTGATGGAGGCGCAGAGGAGGAACACGACGAAGGCGCAGAGGAGGAACTCGACGGGGGCGGCGCGGCGGTGGGGGAGTCACCCGCTGCCGCCGCTGCAGGAGTACATCGCCAAACGGAGCGACGGCGGCGCCGGGTGGAACGCGTACTTCCACGACCAGGCCATCGCCATTATCCAGCAGACCCGCGAGGGAACCGTGCTCAACTGCACGCTGCAGGAGGTCAT TCAGGTGTGGGAGCAGCGCGAGGCCCTGGAGTACCTAGGCCGCGTCATGCCCCTTGTGCCCGTGCCCTTCCAGCATATGGTCCACCTGGTGACACTCTGTGGGACCTTCACTCCCTACCAACCGCAGCCGATTACCGCCCAACAGACTCCGG CCAACAAGTTATGGTGGCTGGACATGTCGGCACTACAGGGCATCCTCCCAGGGACGCTATGGTGCGGGATGGGCGACCAGGCAGCCACCTACCACCAGCTGGGTCCTCGTCGACAGCTGGATTCCTGCTGCCGGGCGCACGACCACTGCCCTATCAAGCTCAGGCCCATGATGACCCGCTATGGACTGACGAATTACGGGTTCAAGACTAT GTCCCACTGCTCGTGCGACCTGGAGTTCTACCGTTGCCTGAAGGCTGCCGGGGACAGCGTGGCCACCATGGTCGGCCAGGTGTACTTCAACTACCTCAAGATGGATTGCATCGACGTCCCGAGTCCCAAAAGCTGTTACTCCCCTTCCGTAACGATAAGAACTCTCaacgcccctttcccctctgagGTGGCAACccaggctcctcctcctcctcctcctccccctccttccttcccctcgacgtcggggacagagacgagagatgcacaagagaggacgaagaataagaataagaagaataagaacaaggagaggaggaggcccaGGTTGTCTTGTCTCCGTCGGGATGCTGAAGGAGGGTGTCGCTTCTGGCTGCCCAACCCCAAGGGCTTCACGACGCGGCTGCAGATTGTCAAGACGACGTTGAACTTttag